The genomic DNA TATGTTTACCTGTTATTTATTTTCTTGACCGATCATAAACAGACATTTATAATTAGTAAAAATCATGATAGCTCTTCTTAATGTCCTGGAGACAAGGGGAAGGGAAATCATTTGTAATTATTAATTTTGTTTGGTTGCTTATGTAAACACAGTGTATGTGAGTATAGAAGAGACCAGCGATGATGAATTTTTATCACCGCTGGTCTCTTTTTTATTGGGCAATTTTCTAAACTGAAGGAGGTTTTTTATTTGAATCGTTGGTTAGTGGTGTTGGGGGCCGTTCTCATTCAAATTAATTTAGGGGCGGTGTATGCTTGGAGTCTTTTTAATCAGCCGCTTATCGATAAGTTTGGTTGGGCTAGGGAAGATGTGGTTGTTACTTTTTCGATCACGATTGTTGTTTTTGCATTTGCAACCATTTTTGCTGGTAGACTGCAAGATCATATTGGACCGAGGTGGGTCGCAACAATTGGAGGTTTATTGCTAGGGATTGGATTGCTGCTATCAAGTCAAGCAACTTCCCTATTACAGCTCTATTTCTTCTATGGTGTTATCGGAGGAATTGGGATTGGAATGACCTACGTTTGTCCACTATCCGCATGTGTAAAGTGGTTTCCTGATAAAAGAGGATTTATAAGTGGTGTAGCTGTCGCAGGATTTGGACTAGGTGGTCTGATTTACAAACCATTGATTGGATATCTTATTGAATTATCAGGAGTTTCTTCAACTTTTATGTATTTAGGAATCATATATTTATTGTTTGTTATTGCTGGGGCACAGTTGCTCAAAAATCCAACAGAGGAGCAGGTAGTAAAGTATCAACCTAAACAACAAACATCTATTAATCAGGTAAAAACATTTGTAGATACGAGCAATCAGTTTACACCTAAACAAATGCTTCGAACTCAACAGTTTTATTTATTATGGTTCATGTTTTTATTTGGTAGTGTTTCTGGTTTAATGGTGATTAGTTTTGCTGTCGACATCGGAGTTGAGATGGCAAATCTAGAACTTGAACAAGCAGGAAATGCGGTTATGGTGATTGCCCTGTTTAATGCGGCAGGACGTATTGTATGGGGAAAACTATCCGATCGTTTTGGACGGAAATCTACATTAATCACCATTTATGGCTTAACAGCCGGAATGATGTTTTATATGAGTACAGGAATGATGAACTATGCTCTGTTTTTAATGGCTGTTTCTTTAATTGGATTTTGCTTCGGTGGTTTTCTCGCTCTTTTCCCATCTGTTACTGCAGACTATTTTGGTGTACGAAACATGGGAAGTAACTACGGCTTTATGTATCAAGCCTACGGGTTATCTGCGTTTGTTGGGCCGATGGTTGTGAAGTCCCTTCCGTTTACCTCTGCTTTTTTACTAGCGGGTTGTATCTGTATTGTGGCAATTATTTTGGCAAGAGTGATTGAAGTACCAAAGATCATTCCTGGAGAAAGGCTTCTTGAAAGAGAAGCATAATATAAGGCAAAAAACCGAGTACTTCCCAAAATGTACTCGGTTTTTTTGCTATAAGATCATAAGGCTTTGACCTGTTCTTGAACTTTTTGTAAGACCCGATGACAAAGAAAGCTGATACAAAAAGCACAAACACTATAGATGAATAAAAAAGTAATTTGCCAAAAATAAAGGAGTAACCCTGTAGCCACCATACATATCAAGGACAAAAACGTGGTTGGTAAGAATCTTAGAGAAAAGAAAAATGAGTTTTTGACGAGATCGATTGTTTTCATTCGGTAGTGAGCAATCATCGGAAAAATATAAATCGTTGTTATTAATAATATAAATCCGATCAGTAAAAAGATAGAATAGAAGATAGGTTGTAAAGACCCGAGGCTATTCATTAAAGTAAAGTCTAAAAATAATAGACCGGAGAGCACTAACCAAATCAACCCAAGCACAAAGCTTTGTTTGAAGTTTTCTTTGAAAAATTTCATATACGAACGAAAGACACTATAGTCCTTGTGGATAATCCATTGTCGAGTGACACAGTACATTGCAACGGTCGCAGGGAAAATAGTGATAACTGGAAGACAAAAAATAAGCCATAAAATATTAAGTTGAAAAAAAGCGGTTACAATTTCTAGCATTCTAAAAAAAGCATTGTTTTCGTATTTCATCATTTTTTCACCAAGTTTCTTATTTTCTAGGATTATGATAAAAATAGCATATTCTTACCGATAAAAAAAGCTGGAATTTCTGTCACGTATTACGAGAGGAGAAGATTATGACGATTAAAGCACTATTTTTTGATTTGGACGATACCTTACATGACTCGCAATACCCTTTTGAAAAAACGGTAGAAGAACTGCTCCCGGAACTAGTTTCAGAATTAAATATGAATGAACTATCTATAAAGTTTAGAGAGGCAAGTGACTGGTTGTGGAAGGACTATGTGGCAGGGAACATGTCTCTTGTCGACCTTCGAACGAAGAGGATTATGTTAGCGTTAAAAAGGATGGATATAACGATCAATACTGAGATGGCTCAATTGTTTCAAAAGCAATACGAGTATAATCAGAGTCAGCTTAAGATGTTTCCGGAGGTACCCGATCTTCTAGGAAAACTGAAAAAGAAGGGTATTACCGTAGGAATGATCACAAACGGTCCGGTCGAGCATCAGCATAGTAAAATTTCTTCTTTAGGGCTGAAAAGTCATATTCCAAATGATCTTATTTTTGTATCTGATGGAGTGGGGGTGGCTAAGCCTAATCCAGATATCTTTCATCATGTGAGTAAACATGTAAATTTATTGCCTCATGAATTACTATACGTAGGTGATTCTTGGGAGAACGATATTGTTGGCTCATCGAAAGCGGGCTGGCATTCGCTTTGGTTTAACCATCGAAAAAAAGAGCCTGAAACCAACCATAAGCCTTTAGCAGTTATCCATAATCTATCAAGCATTTTGGATTACCTATAACAGAGCACCAACCCAACCTAATAAAGAAAGAACCCTGCGCCAATTACACGCAGGGTTCGTACCATCTAAATCAGACTAGTCTTTTTCAAGTCCATGGTTGAACTTCGCACGACAAGTTCAGGCTCATAAATCTTCGATTGAGGAACTTCTTTGTTTTCGACTGCGGATACAATCCATTTTGCTGCCTCAATCCCCATGTCCATTTTCGGATGGGTGACGGTGGTTAGCTTTACTTCTGTTGCTACTGCTAGGAGCGAGTCATCGTATCCTACAATATTTTTATACAAGGCTCTTTTCAACTTTGTTGCTTTTTGGAACATAGTTTTAACAATTGTGCTAAATTTCAGCAGAAAATAGCATGAATTTAATAAGAAAAGAGCCTGCAAATTAAATTTATAAGCGCAAAACAGCTATTTCCACGTTAAAATCGGTTTTTAGATTTTAACAACAATCTTTGCGAAACTCGCCTTATACAATCTTCTTCTATCTATATTAGATGAATCTTTACGGCTATTCATGAATAGCATATAGGCAGATAAAGCATTCGTTTAATGGAGGAGTGTTTATGCAATTTTTTTACACGGTCCGCCCTGGGGATACACTATTTCAAATTGCAAGTCGATGGAAGCTTTCTTATGAGTCACTTGCTGCGGCTAATAATCTATTGCCACCCTATACGATATATGTTGGTCAGCAACTGTCTATGCCACCAGGAGTAGATAGAGTTCGGGTAAATTCAGGTGATACCGTATTTAACATAGCTCAAACGTTTGGCGTGCCACAATCTGTGATTATACAAGCCAATCAGCTTCAGCCACCTTATACGATACAAGTGGGGCAACTACTGAAAGTACCTCCCGGAAACCCTTTCTATGTCGTTCAGCCTGGAGATACCTTATTTCAAATCGCAAACAGATACAACGTCACTACAAGGGGACAAAGTAATTATGAGCTGATTCGACAGGTGAACCAGCTTCCAAACTACAATCTTTCCCCGGGTATGCGATTAAGAATTCCGTATGCTCCACCTGGTGATCTTGGTATGATTGCGTATACTTCCAATCGGGGAGGTAGCTACGATCTATGGGTTTATCATCTTAGGAACGGACAAAATGCGCAGCTCACTAGTGGATTAGGAGAATCATATACTACTCCATTTTGGTCCCCCGATAGTACCAAGATTGCTTTTGTAGGAAGAAATGGTGTCTTGTTCATCCTTGATGCAGGGGATGGGAGCACCTCTCGGATTGACCAATTCACTGAAGGAGAAGGGATCTTTTTAGATTGGTCCCCAGACAGTCAGAGGCTTGCTTATGTAAAAGATAATCAAATCATCTTATATCGAGTGTCTACCCATCAGGTTCAACGAATAGAAGCAGTAAATGCGACGGATGTACAGTGGTTTCCGAATGGGAACGAACTCCTTTATCAAGCTCCTGATGAAAGCGGGGTTAGTCAGCTTTATCGTATAACTACGGATGGTACCGACAAACAACAAATGACTGAAAACGCGGGTGGAAGATTAAACAATGTTCGCTTATCCCCGAATGGTTTATACGTCTTATACACAAGTCCGGGGGTGAGTATTTCTATTATTTATACGATCTCACTTACAAGTGGACAGATTTTCGAGGTGAAGGGAGGCCCGCTCGCAAAAAATTATTTTCCAATATGGTCATCAGATTCTTCGACAATTGCTTATAGTGCGACAGCCTTTGAAGAGGTAGGCTATTTCTCATTGATTCGAACCACAGGCAGGAAAGGAGAGAATGATCGGACGAGAGCCATATCGTCTTGTTTCGCAACTCCTGTTACTTGGTCGCCAGAATCACCAAAATTAGCTTATCTCTCGGGTTGTAATGGAGAAGGAATAGGGAGAGAAATGTGGGTGCTAGATGTACGCCATCCTGTTCCGATAAAGATTGTAGAGGGAGGACAAATCACCTCCTTACAATGGTCACCTGTTCCCATTTCCTCTTTAAAAAAGACATTTACAAGTGATCGCTTTAACGTCCAATTTCAGTACCCGGCACACTGGAAGCAGGAGAGTGATGAAAGATATGAAGGCCCTGATGGATTTTTTCAAGTCGCTGCCATATCTTCCGAGGAACCTATCCACACGGTCTGTCAAAATGAAGCCTTCCACCAATTACTCCCGTACGGTACCAAACCACTTATCCTACAAACAAACATACAAACTCAGGAGGCTTGCTATATCTTTCCATCAGAAGATCAACCCGCTGAAATGGGAGGGCAAGCAGCACTAATTGTCAGATATCCACAACCAATTCAAATCGGAGACACCTTCTATCATTATTTTATTCTATGGGCAGACCAAAATCATTTATATGAAATTAG from Robertmurraya sp. FSL R5-0851 includes the following:
- a CDS encoding L-lactate MFS transporter, with amino-acid sequence MNRWLVVLGAVLIQINLGAVYAWSLFNQPLIDKFGWAREDVVVTFSITIVVFAFATIFAGRLQDHIGPRWVATIGGLLLGIGLLLSSQATSLLQLYFFYGVIGGIGIGMTYVCPLSACVKWFPDKRGFISGVAVAGFGLGGLIYKPLIGYLIELSGVSSTFMYLGIIYLLFVIAGAQLLKNPTEEQVVKYQPKQQTSINQVKTFVDTSNQFTPKQMLRTQQFYLLWFMFLFGSVSGLMVISFAVDIGVEMANLELEQAGNAVMVIALFNAAGRIVWGKLSDRFGRKSTLITIYGLTAGMMFYMSTGMMNYALFLMAVSLIGFCFGGFLALFPSVTADYFGVRNMGSNYGFMYQAYGLSAFVGPMVVKSLPFTSAFLLAGCICIVAIILARVIEVPKIIPGERLLEREA
- a CDS encoding YesL family protein, whose protein sequence is MMKYENNAFFRMLEIVTAFFQLNILWLIFCLPVITIFPATVAMYCVTRQWIIHKDYSVFRSYMKFFKENFKQSFVLGLIWLVLSGLLFLDFTLMNSLGSLQPIFYSIFLLIGFILLITTIYIFPMIAHYRMKTIDLVKNSFFFSLRFLPTTFLSLICMVATGLLLYFWQITFLFIYSVCAFCISFLCHRVLQKVQEQVKAL
- a CDS encoding HAD family hydrolase, with the translated sequence MTIKALFFDLDDTLHDSQYPFEKTVEELLPELVSELNMNELSIKFREASDWLWKDYVAGNMSLVDLRTKRIMLALKRMDITINTEMAQLFQKQYEYNQSQLKMFPEVPDLLGKLKKKGITVGMITNGPVEHQHSKISSLGLKSHIPNDLIFVSDGVGVAKPNPDIFHHVSKHVNLLPHELLYVGDSWENDIVGSSKAGWHSLWFNHRKKEPETNHKPLAVIHNLSSILDYL
- a CDS encoding LysM peptidoglycan-binding domain-containing protein: MQFFYTVRPGDTLFQIASRWKLSYESLAAANNLLPPYTIYVGQQLSMPPGVDRVRVNSGDTVFNIAQTFGVPQSVIIQANQLQPPYTIQVGQLLKVPPGNPFYVVQPGDTLFQIANRYNVTTRGQSNYELIRQVNQLPNYNLSPGMRLRIPYAPPGDLGMIAYTSNRGGSYDLWVYHLRNGQNAQLTSGLGESYTTPFWSPDSTKIAFVGRNGVLFILDAGDGSTSRIDQFTEGEGIFLDWSPDSQRLAYVKDNQIILYRVSTHQVQRIEAVNATDVQWFPNGNELLYQAPDESGVSQLYRITTDGTDKQQMTENAGGRLNNVRLSPNGLYVLYTSPGVSISIIYTISLTSGQIFEVKGGPLAKNYFPIWSSDSSTIAYSATAFEEVGYFSLIRTTGRKGENDRTRAISSCFATPVTWSPESPKLAYLSGCNGEGIGREMWVLDVRHPVPIKIVEGGQITSLQWSPVPISSLKKTFTSDRFNVQFQYPAHWKQESDERYEGPDGFFQVAAISSEEPIHTVCQNEAFHQLLPYGTKPLILQTNIQTQEACYIFPSEDQPAEMGGQAALIVRYPQPIQIGDTFYHYFILWADQNHLYEISSTLTFLR